One part of the Anopheles coustani chromosome 2, idAnoCousDA_361_x.2, whole genome shotgun sequence genome encodes these proteins:
- the LOC131262289 gene encoding pre-mRNA-processing factor 6: MAHIPAASLGNKNKKHFLGVPAPLGYVAGVGRGATGFTTRSDIGPARDANDVSDDRHAPPAAKRKKKEEEEEDDEDLNDSNYDEFSGYSGSLFSKDPYDKDDAEADAIYESIDKRMDEKRKEYREKRLKEDLERYRQERPKIQQQFSDLKRNLIAVSEDEWANLPEVGDSRNKKQRNPRAEKFTPLPDSVLSRNLGGEAQSAIDGRSGLASMIPGVATPGMLTPSGDLDLRKIGQARNTLMNVKLSQVSDSVAGQTVVDPKGYLTDLQSMIPTYGGDINDIKKARMLLKSVRETNPYHPPAWIASARLEEVTGKLQMARNLIMRGCEQNPQSEDLWLEAARLQPPDTAKGVIAQAARRIPTSVRIWIKAADLETEPKAKRRVFRKALEHIPNSVRLWKAAVEMENPEDAKILLSRAVECCGTSVELWLALARLETYENARKVLNKAREKIPTDRQIWTTAAKLEEANGNIHMVEKIIDRALSSLSANGVEINRDQWLQEAVEAEKSGAIKCCQAIVRAVIAIGIDEEDRKQTWIDDAENCAKEGAYECARAVYGYALSEFPSKKSIWLRAAYFEKNHGTRESLEALLQKAVAHCPQSEVLWLMGAKSKWLAGDVPAARGILSLAFQANPNSEDIWLAAVKLESENAEYERARRLLAKARASAPTPRVMMKSAKLEWALDNLEEALKLLDDAVKVFPDFAKLWMMKGQIEEQKALLEKAAESYNAGLKRCPNSIPLWLLLAALEEKRNLLTKARSVLERGRLKNAKNPFLWLAAIRIEIRAGMKDMAHTLMARAIQDCPNAGELWAESIFLEARPQRKTKSVDALKKCEHDPHVLLAVSKLFWSERKLQKCRDWFNRTIKIDPDFGDAWANFYKFELQHGTEQQQKELIERCNAAEPKHGEEWCKVSKDIANWCFKTEDVLKAVVRNLPTPI; the protein is encoded by the exons ATGGCGCATATACCAGCGGCCTCGTTGGGCAACAAGAacaagaaacattttcttgGAGTGCCGGCACCGTTAGGCTACGTAGCTGGTGTTGGTCGAGG TGCAACTGGGTTCACCACTCGTTCGGATATCGGACCTGCTCGTGATGCCAATGATGTTTC GGATGATCGGCACGCGCCTCCGGCAGCAaagcgcaagaaaaaagaggaagaagaagaggatGATGAAGATTTGAACGATTCCAACTACGACGAATTCAGCGGCTACAGTGGTTCGCTGTTCTCGAAAGATCCGTACGACAAGGATGATGCGGAAGCGGACGCCATCTACGAGAGCATCGACAAGCGCATGGACGAGAAGCGCAAGGAGTATCGCGAGAAACGGCTCAAGGAAGATCTCGAGCGTTATCGTCAGGAGCGACCGAAAATTCAACAGCAGTTTTCTGACCTGAAGCGAAACTTGATCGCCGTTTCGGAGGACGAGTGGGCCAACCTGCCGGAGGTGGGCGACAGTCGCAACAAGAAGCAGCGCAATCCGAGGGCCGAAAAGTTTACCCCACTACCGGACAGTGTGTTATCGCGTAATCTCGGTGGTGAGGCACAGTCCGCGATCGATGGACGTTCCGGATTGGCCTCGATGATACCGGGCGTGGCCACGCCGGGCATGTTGACACCGAGCGGCGATTTGGATCTGCGCAAGATCGGACAGGCCCGAAATACGCTCATGAACGTGAAACTGTCGCAGGTGTCCGATTCCGTCGCCGGCCAAACCGTGGTCGATCCGAAGGGCTACCTGACCGACCTGCAGAGTATGATCCCTACCTACGGTGGGGATATTAACGACATCAAAAAGGCACGCATGCTGCTGAAAAGTGTACGTGAAACGAATCCGTACCATCCACCGGCCTGGATCGCTTCGGCCCGTTTGGAGGAGGTCACGGGCAAGCTTCAAATGGCACGCAATCTGATTATGCGTGGCTGTGAACAAAACCCGCAAAGCGAGGACTTGTGGCTCGAGGCGGCCCGACTTCAGCCACCCGATACGGCCAAGGGAGTGATCGCTCAGGCGGCCCGACGCATCCCGACGTCGGTACGTATCTGGATCAAGGCGGCCGATCTCGAGACGGAACCGAAAGCGAAAAGACGTGTGTTCCGCAAGGCTCTCGAGCACATTCCCAACTCGGTGCGCCTGTGGAAGGCGGCGGTAGAGATGGAGAACCCGGAGGATGCGAAAATTTTACTCTCCCGTGCCGTGGAGTGCTGTGGCACCAGCGTGGAGCTTTGGTTGGCCCTGGCCCGCCTGGAAACGTACGAAAATGCACGAAAGGTGCTCAATAAGGCCCGCGAGAAGATCCCGACCGATCGACAGATTTGGACGACCGCCGCCAAGCTGGAGGAAGCGAACGGGAACATTCACATGGTGGAGAAGATCATCGATCGTGCTCTCTCGTCGTTGAGCGCAAACGGGGTCGAAATTAACCGCGACCAGTGGCTTCAGGAGGCGGTCGAGGCGGAAAAATCGGGCGCCATCAAGTGCTGCCAAGCGATCGTACGGGCCGTGATCGCGATCGGCATCGACGAGGAAGATCGCAAGCAGACGTGGATCGATGACGCGGAAAACTGCGCCAAGGAGGGTGCGTACGAGTGCGCCCGTGCCGTGTACGGCTACGCGTTGAGTGAGTTCCCGTCAAAGAAGAGCATCTGGTTGCGGGCAGCATATTTCGAGAAGAATCACGGTACACGCGAGAGCCTCGAGGCGTTGCTGCAGAAGGCCGTCGCCCACTGTCCGCAGTCGGAAGTGCTCTGGCTTATGGGAGCCAAGTCGAAGTGGTTGGCCGGTGACGTTCCCGCCGCCCGTGGCATCCTTTCACTTGCGTTCCAGGCCAACCCGAACTCCGAAGACATCTGGTTGGCGGCGGTTAAGTTGGAGTCGGAAAATGCCGAATACGAACGCGCCCGCCGTCTGCTGGCGAAGGCACGAGCATCCGCACCGACACCGCGTGTCATGATGAAATCGGCCAAGCTCGAGTGGGCCCTCGACAATCTGGAGGAGGCACTGAAGCTCCTCGACGACGCGGTTAAAGTGTTCCCCGACTTTGCCAAACTGTGGATGATGAAGGGGCAGATCGAGGAGCAGAAGGCGCTGCTAGAAAAGGCGGCCGAATCGTACAATGCCGGATTGAAGCGCTGCCCGAATTCTATTCCCCTTTGGCTGTTGCTGGCGGCGCTTGAGGAGAAGCGAAACCTTCTTACCAAAGCGCGTTCCGTGCTCGAGCGGGGACGGTTGAAGAATGCGAAAAATCCTTTCCTCTGGCTGGCGGCAATCCGGATCGAGATACGGGCCGGTATGAAGGATATGGCCCATACGCTGATGGCCCGTGCGATACAAGATTGTCCGAACGCCGGTGAACTTTGGGCGGAGTCGATCTTCCTCGAGGCGAGACCGCAAAGGAAGACAAAATCG GTTGATGCCCTCAAAAAGTGCGAGCACGACCCACACGTACTGCTGGCCGTTTCAAAGCTGTTTTGGAGTGAGCGAAAGCTACAGAAATGTCGCGATTGGTTCAACAGGACG ATAAAAATTGATCCAGATTTTGGTGACGCTTGGGCCAACTTTTACAAGTTCGAACTACAACACGGTaccgagcagcagcagaaggaaCTGATCGAACGGTGCAACGCGGCCGAACCAAAGCACGGCGAAGAGTGGTGCAAGGTCAGCAAGGACATCGCCAACTGGTGCTTCAAGACGGAGGACGTCCTGAAGGCGGTCGTGCGCAATCTGCCCACACCGATCTAA